In Plodia interpunctella isolate USDA-ARS_2022_Savannah chromosome 4, ilPloInte3.2, whole genome shotgun sequence, the sequence AAAATAATGGTTTCCAGATttgatatttgaatattaGCTTTTCGTCCTTGCTCTTCGAgagtcataattattttttcgaatTCTGCTATTTGTTGCTTTCTAGTTTCTAATGAAGTTATTAGTTTATCTATTTCTGTATTCTTTTCCACAAGTTTTTGTTGAAactgcaaatatttatttaatgtcaattaacttgtcaaaaaatacatttatatttggaTACTCCTTTGATACTGCCTTGATACtacttaagtaaataagttgctagaataatattgatgacattatattaatgtacctacatatttataacaatgagATATATATTACAGGAACGCTGAATATTTCTTAAATCAATCTAAATAACTTATATCTTGTTCATTTGAGATCCTATCTCATTCGAAAATTTCTTCAACTTACTTCAGAATCTGCCTGAGATCTCATTTCCAGACTATTCCGAAGCAATTTGATGATGTTAGCCTGTTCGTCGTCCTTTCCAGAGAGCATCTGTATAATATCATTCTTCTTTTCCAGCTGAGACTCTTTCAGCGCCAGGTCCGCCGTCTGGCGCTCCAAATCCATATCTTTACTTTGTAACAGTTCTATCAACTCCTCATGTTGTCGTGTGGCTTccattaatttttctttttgttgacttacctaatgaaattaaatctaattaaaaacgAATGCATTTGTCTTTAAACACactttgaaataaacaaaaaagaaacaatattgTAGTTACAGTACTTACTTAAGTAAACTAAGCATGTACCTTGTTATCTAAGTGTGTAAGAAgaaaacagttttaaaaatgtttcatttgcACAGAGCAACTTATTTCTCTAATGTTAAAGTTTAAGCCGGGAGAGTATAGGTACCTAGCTACAGCAAAAAAATTACGTTACCATTTCTAACAAGTCACTGATATTTTCGAATTCGCCAAAATCTTCGTGTAAACGATTAAGCTGATTTCTTAGAGCTGTAAGTTCCTCTTCATAAGTGGTAATTTTTGACTTgctataaatatagtaaataatgaatttacataagtcttgttttataatcattaTGAACCTATCGATAGTACACTTACATAAACCCCACGAGACTTTCTTGAAATTACAGCCAAATACAtgctataaattttaagtttttcttatggtatttcttattcttatatatataattattaagtctaattattaagtattcaTGGGTATATGAACGTACCTATCATGCAATTGCTGTTCGAAATGCTTTGCTTTCTTTTCTAATTCCTTGATGCAATCTTCTTTGAAAATCAATTCGCTTTTCAAACTTTCCTGCAACTCGTGAGACTCTTTACATTTttgctaaaattaattaaaaaacacagTGAATTctatagtttttgaaatatttatgactacacacaatataacaaaataatggaTTTGTACCTCTAATTCTCGTATTTGTTCATTTTGGGTTGACAGTCTGCTCTTGTAATCAGCAATTTCACGTTCTgctatatttaaatcatattttgtaGATTCGAGCTCCTTTTGGCTGACATTGAATTTaccttaaaaacaaatttttaaaagctgACTAAatatgcttaaaaataaaatgcaatcgttaataaaataagtaaatatgaatataattatgtatgtagtatataCTAACATGAACGTTCCTCATTATCCTCCAAGATCTTTTGCAGATCCTTGTACTTCAACTCGGACTCCAGCAGCTGGGCGCAGAGGGATGATATCTTGTCTTCTAACTTTCTTTTTTCGTTCATCTCTAATTGGTACCTTTCGTCtgtttctattaatttcaCCACGTTCGTATTCATTTCACTCTTCAAATTCTCTAATGATTCATTGTAATAAGCCGATAAATCTTCTATACGCTTTTCCAAGTGTTCTTTTCTACAAagataaattactttaaaatcttGTAGGTAGTCAATTTTGTAGTTTGTAACGTTTGTCCATATACTTACTCGATTTGGAGCTTTTCTCGAGCGTCTGCTATTTCTTCTAAATGCTCAGTATTCTCTTTAATTGACGCAGTTAATTTGCCTAAttctttatcaaaatcaacTTGCAACTTTTCATTCTgtaattagtaaaatttaacattttttgttataatgcGTAACATGTAATTCGATGAAcaactacttatatatagtGCTTAGAAGTAATACCTGGGAAGCGTCTAGAGAATGATACATTGGAAATTAAGATGGTAGggatttctattttttaaacaattactAATCGTATCTAAGTGATATTTAATATAACCTTATTCTTCAATTTAATGACTACATTTTGTCTGTGCAGAATTACGCTTCGTTATTATAAGCattgtttgatttaaaattatttgaagttTACCATTGTGTGGGGTTGCACAGAATTGTACAGAGTTATTTAACCGATTAGTTAGGTAACCGATGATTTCCATGCTGTAATAACTTGTCTGGTGTCCCAAAAGTCACAATAGAATATTTGTAACATCACCAAGTAATACCTGCTCATGTAAATGCTGTACGGTCCTCTCCAGTGTTCTTGTTTGCGCACGAGCCTGTTCCAGCGTAGCTTCCAGTTGAGAAGCTTTCTCCAAATTGATTTTAACTTGTCCCTCTGCCTTATTTAACCTTTCCCTCAACATCATCTTTTTGGAATGCTCCTCCTTCAGTTCCCTCTCCAATTCCTGTTGAATGTACACAGATGCAAGATAGGTGCAAccaaatttttacaaatgtgaatatttttgtttttcagaatatataattctgaaaaacaaaaatatttacattcgtAAAATTGTGGTCATGTTGTTTGTatagctgtttttttttccaactACAACTACTTAATCTACTTACATTGTAAAATTCTGTAAGAAAATGGTACAGAGTGTTCTTTAGACAAGTCATGTTTAATAAGTAGTTATCCGAATCTATATAATTAGCGTAtctttatatatgtttttaagttGGTATTTTACCTCAACTTTGTATCTATTGTTCTGCGACCTAAAGTGATCATTAGCCACTATTTTCTTCTTAAGATCATCGTTCTTGGCGCTCAACTCAGACAACGCATACATCATCTCTTCAGAACGCAACTGCATGGCTACGGTGTCATTCATACCTTTTCTGAAACCAATAGCGTGTTGTGGAGATTATCATACTCGTAAACCACTAAGTTTGTTTATGAATGAGAGTGAGTTTGACCCCAAATCTTGCCTAATGGTGAGCAAGGATGAGGTATAGGTAGTAAGTACACGCAAACCCAAAAAATGCCTATTCATGctcatttcaaataaattgaagaaatTGTCAAATTATTGAGGTGGGGTCATATGTAATTTTTCCAGTTTCCATATAAGTTGGTTTTTATTTCCTCttgatattttacaattttatggtaacattttttattaaggaaTTTCGCACTTATAGCTTACCTTATGACTTCTATAATATCATTGAGTTCATTGTAAAATTCATCTTTAGTTACAACTAGATTGCAATGAAGAATGTCGTTTTCTGCACTGAACTCGTTTAATTTCTTTGATAATTTGCTCATAGATATACCCTGTAAATAGccattataaaatgtttatttgttcaaattaaACCGTATCGTCGCAAAAAAACATAGACAAAGACTAGGATCTGAAATGCATCTTAAATATACCTTAGGTATATGATAGTGAAAGTGAAATTTTgcagtaaaataattagtgATCTGACCACTacagaattaaattttatgaataagacgGCCAGgtttacattttgatttcTTACCTTTTCTTGTTTCTTTAGAGATTCAAACCAGTCTATAATTTCTTTTCTCTTCGTTAACGTATGCTCACAGTGAGCCACTAATTTTGAAGGTAAGTTATATAATCTGTTTACGTCAATAGACATCGGTTTTGGAGATAAAGGACGAACCtctgaaaatataagtacttttcGTCagtttttaatcattttatgtttgttcatTGACATATAGTCAATGAACAAACATAAaacgattaaaaatatagtcaatgaacaaatataaaacGATTAAAAACAGAAAGATGATAAATATATCCGTCAGAGTATCgatatacgtatatattttgatacgtTCTCGCCATCTCGGTGGCACAAAGATGCAGCTCCGACTCCAGTTGGACACGTTCATGACGTTTCGTTTTACTATTCAGATCCGCACTAGAATAGAAatactccatatcctccagTCTTATGAGCAGCACAGCATATAGATAGACGACAGGCAGATGGCGGGTTGTAAGTTCTAagccaaattttcaaaattgaaatgtaatttttttagtgCGGCGCTATCATATAACCACACACGTGGCTTGACAATATAACCAcacttattatttacatacctTGCGATTTCCCGTCAGAGTTGGCGCAGAGTTGCAACAGCTGGTTCGGGCTCATGTTGGACACATTCATGATCCTTAGGTCCTCAGCTGACGGCAACACCGCCTTGTGTCCCGCCTCCGCCAACTTCTGGTGGATGCCTCTCAAACTTGCGTACGCTTCCAGCAAGTCCCTCTGTTAATTAAAaccatacattttaatgtatgttttatatactcaaatgtattttgtgagtaaaaactatatattcaCGATTCAAATTtactatacaataaatattatttactgcgATTATAAGTATCAATGCATCATTAAATTATCGATTGTGACTATACCTATGGTAATTAATTACCTGTCGTACAAAGAGTTCATTTTTTAACTTctcaaaatgtattattctATCTTCccactttatttttagttgCATCGCCCTGTCGCTAGGGGATGTTATTGATTctggaaaatatttaactacaataatttaactatGTTATCAAGAAAGTActtctgtaatattttatttgaatgtaaCTTAATAATACTTAGGAGCACCTAGATCATCAATGTAACCGAATTCGCTTTGACATACTTCCAGATCCTcgcattttttaattgtttcctgaaaattacataatacaggtaagtataactaaataaacaataatgtaCTTACCCTGttatgacaaaacatattttagcttagcttaattttttttatgactagGGTTAGATAGCTCGAGATTGGGTGAGAATGATATTactgaaaatgtatgtacttacctaagtatttattcTTATACATATCTACTCATGGGAGATAGTTATTTCGTATAAAAAGTTCTAGTTATGAGAAATTctagtttgacgacctcggtggcgcagtggtaaagtgcttgccactgaaccgagaggtaccgggttcgaactccggtcgggtcatgacccgaccggtcattttccattatgatggaaaatgatctttttctgattgggtcttggatgtttatctatatatgtatttgttataatatataggtatcgttgagttagtatcccataacaca encodes:
- the LOC128669111 gene encoding CAP-Gly domain-containing linker protein 1-like isoform X1 encodes the protein MQDTADTKTGGKCRIPQRLPPNRTRTSLLRAKPQNVENTPPRPKSANRAKDDMIQGRLTHPNTPRTNRHERERPPLKRPSTIPRRIVNEGNPNKGRPVITVPIASGKGHGRTTSYKIATGLPDQETIKKCEDLEVCQSEFGYIDDLVKYFPESITSPSDRAMQLKIKWEDRIIHFEKLKNELFVRQRDLLEAYASLRGIHQKLAEAGHKAVLPSAEDLRIMNVSNMSPNQLLQLCANSDGKSQEVRPLSPKPMSIDVNRLYNLPSKLVAHCEHTLTKRKEIIDWFESLKKQEKGISMSKLSKKLNEFSAENDILHCNLVVTKDEFYNELNDIIEVIRKGMNDTVAMQLRSEEMMYALSELSAKNDDLKKKIVANDHFRSQNNRYKVEELERELKEEHSKKMMLRERLNKAEGQVKINLEKASQLEATLEQARAQTRTLERTVQHLHEQNEKLQVDFDKELGKLTASIKENTEHLEEIADAREKLQIEKEHLEKRIEDLSAYYNESLENLKSEMNTNVVKLIETDERYQLEMNEKRKLEDKISSLCAQLLESELKYKDLQKILEDNEERSCKFNVSQKELESTKYDLNIAEREIADYKSRLSTQNEQIRELEQKCKESHELQESLKSELIFKEDCIKELEKKAKHFEQQLHDSKSKITTYEEELTALRNQLNRLHEDFGEFENISDLLEMVSQQKEKLMEATRQHEELIELLQSKDMDLERQTADLALKESQLEKKNDIIQMLSGKDDEQANIIKLLRNSLEMRSQADSEFQQKLVEKNTEIDKLITSLETRKQQIAEFEKIIMTLEEQGRKANIQISNLETIILTLEEQSRKDTSQKRKDQEKMAALESKIQEYESYFTHHQNKRQHDIPTPSDTLDNLIKLLENEIGVPLETDSTYIKDSDNKDYMNKKKIDGDRKHRDKNERVDGEPPLYSEPSPPKSVIRNFGIHCLGSNDENYAGDSLDRKKAITNMDLQKFAIPDTGMRTFGTLPGNKEFNPIKVTTSPKKNIAPRNLGMFSPDKLQEDKKYKMFKLAGHRL
- the LOC128669111 gene encoding CAP-Gly domain-containing linker protein 1-like isoform X2, whose product is MQDTADTKTGGKCRIPQRLPPNRTRTSLLRAKPQNVENTPPRPKSANRAKDDMIQGRLTHPNTPRTNRHERERPPLKRPSTIPRRIVNEGNPNKGRPVITVPIASGKGHGRTTSYKIATGLPDQETIKKCEDLEVCQSEFGYIDDLESITSPSDRAMQLKIKWEDRIIHFEKLKNELFVRQRDLLEAYASLRGIHQKLAEAGHKAVLPSAEDLRIMNVSNMSPNQLLQLCANSDGKSQEVRPLSPKPMSIDVNRLYNLPSKLVAHCEHTLTKRKEIIDWFESLKKQEKGISMSKLSKKLNEFSAENDILHCNLVVTKDEFYNELNDIIEVIRKGMNDTVAMQLRSEEMMYALSELSAKNDDLKKKIVANDHFRSQNNRYKVEELERELKEEHSKKMMLRERLNKAEGQVKINLEKASQLEATLEQARAQTRTLERTVQHLHEQNEKLQVDFDKELGKLTASIKENTEHLEEIADAREKLQIEKEHLEKRIEDLSAYYNESLENLKSEMNTNVVKLIETDERYQLEMNEKRKLEDKISSLCAQLLESELKYKDLQKILEDNEERSCKFNVSQKELESTKYDLNIAEREIADYKSRLSTQNEQIRELEQKCKESHELQESLKSELIFKEDCIKELEKKAKHFEQQLHDSKSKITTYEEELTALRNQLNRLHEDFGEFENISDLLEMVSQQKEKLMEATRQHEELIELLQSKDMDLERQTADLALKESQLEKKNDIIQMLSGKDDEQANIIKLLRNSLEMRSQADSEFQQKLVEKNTEIDKLITSLETRKQQIAEFEKIIMTLEEQGRKANIQISNLETIILTLEEQSRKDTSQKRKDQEKMAALESKIQEYESYFTHHQNKRQHDIPTPSDTLDNLIKLLENEIGVPLETDSTYIKDSDNKDYMNKKKIDGDRKHRDKNERVDGEPPLYSEPSPPKSVIRNFGIHCLGSNDENYAGDSLDRKKAITNMDLQKFAIPDTGMRTFGTLPGNKEFNPIKVTTSPKKNIAPRNLGMFSPDKLQEDKKYKMFKLAGHRL